The following coding sequences are from one Motacilla alba alba isolate MOTALB_02 chromosome 4, Motacilla_alba_V1.0_pri, whole genome shotgun sequence window:
- the LOC119700487 gene encoding radial spoke head protein 4 homolog A-like, with translation MDQSPGSDPSQEPQGAYPQDAYEGGHGPYQPHEPGYGLDQPGYSPYEDDIPDPQARMLAIKNAKAYLLKTSTKSGLNLYDHFANILTKILDEQPTNTVDIIENISKDVKWAQFRKKMDTLRDEHVIPPTFEAAEKCKALFIKEVGEEDHEELDEEMGEPALPNVMETAFYFEQAGIGLSKDECYYIFLAFKNLIHVQPIQTCRFWGKILGLEMNYIIAEVQLREGEEEEEAGGEGEEAVAEEEKEVGEGEEEEEQKEKEPEPPKSTYKPPPEIPKEANGTGTNKYVYFVCNEPGKPWVKLPPVTPAQIVCARQIKKFFTGRLDAPVVSFPPFPGNEANYLRAQIARISAGTHVSPTGFYQFPEDEEEEEGADTYEENPEFEPPPVAEMVESLATWAHHVKGILKQGRCVWINPAQKSEENEEDDEEEEEEEEEEHQEETGHPLLTLISEDEGMKNIPAWTAQASTNLIPEYSIAILQSNRWPGAYAFASGRKFENIYFGWGHKYNPESHTPALPPPAETEFPIEPGVTETADPTVEEELAFKAAQEEALAEAEEEEEEEGEDD, from the exons ATGGATCAGTCGCCGGGATCAGACCCTTCACAGGAGCCACAAGGTGCCTACCCACAAGATGCCTATGAAGGTGGGCATGGCCCTTACCAGCCACACGAACCGGGTTATGGTCTTGACCAGCCCGGATACAGCCCGTATGAGGATGACATTCCCGATCCCCAAGCCCGGATGCTGGCAATCAAGAATGCAAAAGCCTATTTACTGAAGACCAGCACAAAATCTGGCCTGAACTT ATATGATCATTTTGCTAACATACTAACAAAGATCCTGGATGAACAGCCCACAAATACAGTAGACATAATTGAGAATATCAGCAAGGATGTGAAGTGGGCGCAGTTTCGGAAAAAAATGGACACTCTTCGAGATGAACATGTGATCCCTCCAACATttgaagctgcagaaaagtgtAAAGCTTTGTTCATCAAGGAAGTTGGAGAAGAAGATCATGAAGAACTAGATGAAGAGATG GGAGAGCCCGCTCTACCAAATGTGATGGAAACAGCCTTTTATTTTGAGCAGGCTGGAATCGGCCTGAGCAAAGATGAATGCTATTACATATTCCTTGCCTTTAAAAACCTAATTCATGTTCAGCCAATCCAGACCTGTCGCTTCTGGGGCAAAATTTTGGGCCTGGAAATGAACTATATTATAGCTGAAGTACAGTTAcgggaaggggaagaggaggaggaagcaggaggggaaggagaggaagctgttgcagaagaagagaaagaggtgGGTGAGggtgaagaagaagaggagcagaaagaaaaagaacctgAACCACCAAAGTCCACCTATAAACCCCCACCTGAGATCCCAAAAGAAGCAAACGGGACTGGGACAAATAAATATGTCTACTTTGTCTGTAACGAGCCAGGCAAACCCTGGGTGAAGTTGCCTCCAGTGACACCTGCCCAGATTGTCTGTGCCAGGCAAATCAAGAAGTTCTTCACTGGTCGCTTGGATGCTCCTGTTGTGAgcttccctccttttcctggaAATGAGGCCAATTACCTGCGGGCACAGATAGCTCGAATCTCGGCAGGAACCCATGTCTCTCCCACTGGATTTTACCAGTTTCCAGAGGacgaagaagaagaagaaggagcagatACATATGAAGAAAACCCTGAGTTTGAGCCTCCTCCTGTGGCTGAAATGGTGGAGTCCCTCGCCACGTGGGCACACCATGTTAAGGGCATTCTAAAGCAG GGTCGCTGTGTTTGGATTAATCCTGCtcaaaaatcagaggaaaatgaagaagatgatgaagaggaggaagaggaggaggaagaagagcacCAGGAAGAAACAGGACACCCCCTTCTTACTCTAATCTCTGAAGATGAAG GCATGAAAAACATCCCCGCTTGGACAGCTCAGGCTTCTACAAACCTGATCCCGGAATATTCTATTGCAATCCTGCAGTCTAACCGATGGCCTGGAGCTTATGCCTTTGCATCTGGCAG GAAATTTGAGAACATCTACTTTGGCTGGGGACACAAGTACAATCCAGAAAGTCACACTCCCGCACTGCCCCCACCAGCAGAAACAGAATTCCCCATTGAGCCAGGAGTCACTGAGACAGCAGACCCCACTGTGGAAGAGGAACTAGCTTTCAAGGCTGCCCAGGAAGAAGCCTTAGCCGaagctgaggaagaggaagaagaggaaggggaggatgattaa